A window from Dehalococcoidia bacterium encodes these proteins:
- a CDS encoding peptidylprolyl isomerase yields the protein MRVKSWCACGAALLAALLLAGTACGSNNNGNKKAAGGPGTPAPTPVASGARTGGIIRFDKAPPFTIDPNKGYVATIKFAKGDVVVELNAKAAPLTVNNFVFLARQHFYDGTTCHRVIPNFVAQCGDPLGTGGGGPGYTIPDEKSPLLHDVGAIAMAKTNDPNSAGSQFYITMAPQPSLDGHYTVFGQVISGQDVVTKLTPRDPATNPAAPAGDRIISITIQETDQTPTPFVAPAASPKPTP from the coding sequence GTGAGGGTGAAGTCGTGGTGCGCGTGCGGCGCCGCGCTGCTTGCGGCGCTGCTGCTCGCGGGCACGGCGTGCGGCTCGAACAACAACGGCAACAAGAAGGCGGCCGGCGGGCCGGGTACACCCGCTCCCACGCCCGTCGCCTCCGGTGCACGCACGGGCGGCATTATCAGGTTCGACAAGGCGCCGCCGTTCACGATCGACCCGAACAAGGGCTACGTGGCCACGATCAAGTTCGCCAAGGGCGACGTCGTTGTCGAGCTGAACGCGAAGGCGGCGCCGCTCACCGTCAACAACTTCGTGTTTCTCGCCCGCCAGCACTTCTACGACGGCACCACCTGCCACCGCGTGATCCCGAACTTCGTGGCGCAGTGCGGCGACCCGCTGGGCACGGGCGGCGGCGGACCCGGCTACACCATTCCCGACGAGAAGAGCCCGCTGCTGCACGATGTTGGCGCGATCGCGATGGCCAAGACCAACGATCCCAACTCGGCCGGCAGCCAGTTCTACATCACGATGGCGCCGCAGCCCTCGCTCGACGGCCACTACACCGTCTTCGGCCAGGTGATCTCCGGGCAGGACGTGGTGACGAAGCTCACGCCGCGCGATCCTGCCACCAACCCGGCCGCGCCGGCCGGCGACCGCATCATCAGCATCACGATCCAGGAGACGGACCAGACCCCGACGCCGTTCGTCGCCCCCGCAGCCTCGCCGAAGCCTACGCCTTGA
- a CDS encoding MOSC domain-containing protein — MTAAQAVVGHVAALYTAGSAGAPMQRHRQIELITGVGVAGDRYALGTGYWSDPRWPDQELTLLMAETATALGLDPASLRRNIVTRGVDLDALIGVTFQIGEATLLGVRRCDPCRYIERFTRSGAMRELATRGGLRAHIVTGGRVHVGDRPQTLQAHQAVERVVSPSPIS, encoded by the coding sequence ATGACAGCAGCGCAAGCCGTCGTCGGCCACGTCGCCGCGCTCTACACCGCCGGAAGTGCCGGCGCGCCGATGCAGCGCCACCGGCAGATCGAGCTGATCACCGGCGTCGGCGTCGCCGGCGACCGCTACGCGCTGGGCACGGGCTACTGGAGCGATCCGCGCTGGCCCGACCAGGAGCTGACGCTGCTGATGGCCGAGACGGCTACGGCTCTCGGCCTGGACCCGGCCAGCCTGCGCCGCAATATCGTCACCCGCGGCGTGGACCTGGACGCGCTGATCGGTGTGACGTTCCAGATCGGGGAGGCCACGCTGCTTGGCGTGCGCCGCTGCGATCCCTGCCGCTACATCGAACGGTTCACGCGCTCCGGCGCCATGCGCGAGCTGGCCACCCGCGGCGGCCTGCGGGCGCACATTGTGACCGGCGGCCGTGTGCACGTTGGCGATCGGCCGCAGACGCTGCAGGCGCATCAAGCCGTTGAGCGCGTTGTCTCGCCCAGCCCCATCAGTTAG
- a CDS encoding DUF433 domain-containing protein — translation MTTSTPVDIGTLIHSDPELHSGCACLAGTGMTVHAVADLYNQGMSAEQIQTEFPDLDLTLFYAAITYYLANRARIDADFAADEALYDELAARHPHGWGHENV, via the coding sequence ATGACGACGAGCACACCAGTGGATATCGGCACCCTGATTCACTCCGACCCCGAGCTGCATTCGGGCTGCGCTTGCCTCGCCGGCACCGGCATGACCGTGCACGCCGTAGCAGACCTATACAACCAGGGGATGAGTGCAGAGCAGATTCAGACGGAGTTTCCCGATCTCGATCTCACGCTGTTCTACGCGGCCATCACGTACTACCTCGCTAACCGCGCCCGCATCGACGCAGACTTTGCGGCCGACGAGGCGCTCTACGACGAACTCGCCGCCCGCCATCCGCATGGCTGGGGCCACGAGAACGTGTAG
- a CDS encoding S8 family serine peptidase, whose product SGGGCRAPNRLLADAVQYARDRGVLVVAPAGDSDQPCVADPAAAPEALAVGGYQLPARTRLRVGRGRTAANWGAEITVAAPALDLASTIPLQPGRTPPDDRYATSYGTAFAAGLVGGAAALLLSQNPLLTPDWLTQLLALGARPLADGSTPGWAGAGAIDIAASLRLVPAGFAGAVTIEGEPAPDGTLIEAYVNGALCASTASFTENGRASYALLVPAAAMQAGCGSAGVAVELRVNGAAAAQTVWNAAANALDLDGAAAATSTP is encoded by the coding sequence TCGGGCGGCGGCTGCCGCGCGCCGAACCGCCTGCTCGCCGACGCGGTGCAGTACGCCCGCGACCGCGGTGTATTGGTCGTCGCGCCGGCAGGCGACAGCGACCAGCCCTGTGTGGCCGATCCCGCCGCGGCGCCCGAAGCGCTGGCGGTTGGTGGCTACCAGCTTCCCGCGCGCACGCGGCTGCGTGTGGGCCGCGGCCGCACGGCGGCTAACTGGGGCGCGGAGATCACGGTCGCCGCGCCCGCGCTCGACCTGGCGAGCACGATCCCGTTGCAGCCCGGCCGCACGCCGCCCGATGACCGTTACGCCACGAGCTACGGCACGGCCTTCGCCGCGGGCCTCGTGGGCGGCGCGGCGGCGCTGCTGCTCTCGCAGAACCCGTTGCTCACGCCCGACTGGCTCACGCAGTTGCTGGCGCTTGGCGCGCGGCCGCTGGCGGATGGCAGCACGCCCGGTTGGGCCGGTGCGGGCGCGATCGACATCGCCGCGTCGTTGCGGCTCGTGCCCGCGGGCTTCGCCGGCGCCGTGACGATTGAGGGCGAGCCGGCGCCGGACGGCACGCTGATTGAGGCATATGTTAACGGCGCGCTCTGCGCCTCTACCGCCAGCTTCACCGAGAACGGCCGCGCCTCGTATGCTCTACTCGTGCCCGCGGCGGCGATGCAGGCCGGCTGCGGCAGCGCTGGCGTCGCCGTCGAGCTGCGCGTCAACGGCGCCGCGGCCGCGCAGACGGTCTGGAACGCGGCAGCGAATGCCCTGGACCTGGACGGCGCCGCAGCGGCCACCAGCACGCCGTGA
- a CDS encoding DUF5615 family PIN-like protein: MFSLYFDEDSMQGALVAALRARGADVLTVAEAGTRHWKDAEQLHFATERSRVIWQ; the protein is encoded by the coding sequence GTGTTTTCGCTCTACTTCGACGAAGACAGCATGCAGGGCGCGCTGGTCGCGGCGCTACGAGCGCGCGGCGCCGATGTGCTCACCGTCGCCGAGGCGGGAACACGGCACTGGAAGGATGCCGAGCAGCTTCACTTTGCGACGGAACGCAGTCGAGTCATCTGGCAGTGA